The Ignavibacteriota bacterium region TCGAATAAGCGCTTGATGATCCGTTTGGCGAAATCGACCCGATGGCGCGTGGGAGTATAGATCGAGATCCCCGCGATGTCGTGAAGGCCTGCCTTCGAGAAGAGGAAATCCGCCTCGGGGGAGATCACACGCATCCCGATCCGTTCCCGTTTACACAGCGACTCCAGCACCTCGTAGGAGCCGTTCAACTGGGCGGTCGAGATCGTGATCAATTCGATGTGCTTGTCTTCTACCACGCGTTCGACCGTGCTCCGTTCAACGTGCAGGTTGTTGTCGCCGTTCTCGCTGAACGGTGTGGTGATCACACTGACGACAACGTACCCGAGGTCCGGGAACCGCTCCAGGCGGCGGAGGAGGCTTCCCAGGTAGGGGTTCGAGCCGATCGCCAGCGTATTCCAGCGGCCGAATCCGAGCCTGCGAAGCGCGCGGAGGATGTTCCGGGCAAGATACCACGCCGAAAGGTAGAGGAACGGGTAGCTGAGGAAGAATGCGAGCAGCAGAAGGCGTGAGATCCCGCTTCCGTAGACCAGCAGCAAGCCGGTCAGGATAATGGCGACGCTGAACACAAAACCTTTTCCGGCGAGGTATGCCTGGCGATAGAACGAGGATTGCGCAGTGGTGCGATACACCCCGAGTGAGGTGAAGAGGAGAAGGAAGACACCCAGGATCGACGCCAGCGTCCAGGCATACTGCGACAGGGCCTCGGAGAATGACACCCCTGTCATCTCCACCCGCACGGCGAAGAGGAACGCAGCCGTGATAACCGCGGCATCAAACCCGAGAGACCCGACAGCGATGACGGTCCGCCAGTTGCGCCGGATGAACGCCTGTTGTGAAGGCATAAGAGAACCAAAGTTCGCGAGATGCAGGAGGCTGGATCGCTCCCCTGAAGTTCCTGCATGCTATAGGGCAAAAGATAGCGATTGGCAACGACATATGCAACTTCACATGAGCTGTCGTCGCTAAACCTCAATTCCTCGTGCCGGCGCGTTCTGCGGTTCTCTCCATTGAACTGGAGGCTGAAGCAGGATGCAGGAGCGGCGCATCCACCGCCCTGCGACGATCTTCATCGGACCAGGCTCACTTTCTTGATGATCCTCGCGTCCCTGCCCGCCGACACGAGCCCGTGCGCTTCGAGCACTATGATGTACGCACCGCTTGCCAGACCCACGGGCGACCATTGCACGGTATGATAGCCTTCGTGAAGATCGGAAGAGAATATCGTTGCAACGAGCTGTCCGAGGATATTGAACACCTCAGCATGCACTCTGCTCGGTTCCGGCAGGCCGAACCGGATGGTCGTGGCAGGATTGAAGGGGTTCGGGTAATTCTGGAACATCACATAGTCCGCCGGCACATCCGGAGCCACGGTGCCACGGGCGACGATCCGGAACCGGAGCGAATCCGATGCCCCCCTGCTGTCCGTCACGATCACCAGCACCGAATCTTCTGCCGCCCTGGGCGGAATGCCGGTCAATGTGCCGGTCGAATCGATGCTCAGCCACGCGGGCCCCTCAACGGAGAACGAGAGAGGGGCGGCATCGTTGATCAATTGTGCGCGAACATGGGCAGGCCGAACGGCTGTCCGGGAACGACGACCGTGTCCGCGATCGCCAGGATCACCGGGGGCTGGTCCGGTGCCGCAACCGTCAGGAAGAGCGTGTCAGTTCCGAACGCACCCTGCGGGTCGAACACACGCACGACCAGAGGAAGGTTCGTGCACTCGTACGGCCCGGTGAACGAGATGCTCACATTCATCAGGCTGTCAACCGCGAGGTGCAGAGACGAAGAGGGACCCGTCTTGCTCAGCTGGCCGAGCGCACATCGGGGTCACCGGAAATGGCGGGACCGATCGGGCCGATCCCGGCGCGGAAGCCGGCCGTCGAGTCATCCACATCCGACACATACCCGGAGAGGCAGAACGTGATGATGGAATCGCGATGCACGGCCAGGTCGGGAACACGGGCAAGGACCGGAGGATCGTTCACCGGCAGCACACGAAGAGCCACACGCACGGAGTCCGACGCCCCTGCCCTGTCCATGGCCGTGATCGTGATGCTATCGGTTCCGTGCCAGTTGGAAGCAAAGCGTACAAGCATTCCGTCCTGTGTGCGGGTCGGCGTGACCATCGTCGAACCGGAGCAATGCCACAGGAGAAGAGAATCTGCATCGTCCGGATCAGTGACGAGCGAAGCGAGGAGCGCGTTCGGCACGAGGACGCTATCATCCTCGGCCGCCGTGATCTCTTCGAACCGCGAAAGGACCGGAGGATCATTGACCGGGACAACAGTGACCATAAGTGTATCGGTCGCTGTCAGCCCATCCGGGTCGCAGACGGTGATCACGATCGGGAGCAGGGACCCGGTGAAGTTCTTGCGTGCCTGCACATACACGCGAGCTGATGCCGTATCAAGATAGATCACCAGGCTATCATCATCCGCATGCACCACCGGTGCTCCATCGGGCGGCTCGGAGCAGAAGTGGTAGTCCGCTCCTTCCACAGCCGAAGTGATCCCCCACTGAAGCGCGTCCCTGCGGTTGTCCGGATCGTGGACGAACGGGGCCAGATCGAGGGCGGCCGAGGAATCCTCCGCAAGAACGACATTCAGTTTTCCCACGATCGTTGGCGGATCATTGACCTCCAGGACGGACAGCGGGACCGTCAACGTTGTCGTAGCCAGGCCATCCGTCACGAGCACCGTGAACGTCGTATCGTGGTCGGATTCTGCCGGAGTGCCTGTCACGATGCCCGTGGAGCCATTGATAGAAAGCCATTGGGGATGCACGCCAAAGGAGTACGTTAGCGAGTCGCCGAAGAACTTGGTATCACCATCGCTCGCAGCGCAATTCATGGTGAAGGGTACATCTTCGACCGCGCCGGAGTTCTTTTCCGGAATGCTGGCGAACACCGGAGCATGGTTCGTGTGTGCCACCGAGATGGTCGTTGTCAGGGAGGAAGATCCTCCTCTGCTATCGGCAACGACCACTGCGAGGGTAGAATCGGACAGTTGGCCGGCGCGGGGTATACCTGTCAGTGTACCATTCTGCGGATCCAGAGTGAGCCATGCCGGTTTCAGGATCGCGGTGAACCGGAGCGTATCGCCGAAGCGGGCGGCATCTGCATCCGTAGCGACGATCTGCGACACGTAGAGCGAATCCTCGACGGCGAGCCGCGTGCCGGGTGCGGACACGTGTGGAGCGTGATTCGTATGGCGCACCGCGTACGGCAGAACGAGCGTCGCGGAGGCACCGCTGTCATCGAGTGCGATCACGGTCAACGACCCGTCACCGACGTCCCCTCCTCCCGGAACGCCGCTGGCAATCCCGGTCAGGGTATCGAGGGTCAGCCATCCGGGCCCGAAGATCATCCGAAAGTGGATCCGGTCACCGAGGATGCTGTCACGATCTGTCGCAAAGAGGTGGTGCCGCATCAAGGAATCTTCGGCACCTGTGATCGGCAGTATCCCGGCGAATGACGGCGCATGATTCATGTGACGGATCGGAATCTCCAGAGCAAGCGTGTCGGAAGCACCGCTGTCGTCAATCGCCGTCACAACGAATATGGAATCATTCAGATCGCTGATGCCGGGGATGCCGGTGAGGTCGCCAGTGAGAGAATCGACGTGTAGCCAGTGTGAAGTCGGGGCCATGCTGTAGCGCACGTGATCGGAGAAGTTCAGTGAGTCGCGATCATGCGCCCAAACACGGAACGCGAACGGCACGTCTTCTACGGCGACGGGGATCGTTGGGTGTTGGAACGACGGACGGTGATTCACGTGATGAACGATCAACGGCAACCCGACCGTGTCAGCCGCCCCCGAATCATCGAGGGCCACAAGGGTAAGAACGGTACTACCGACGTCGGTTCCCTCTGGCCGTCCAGTCAATCTCCCACTGATGCTGTCACACAAAAGCCAGGCGGGGCCGGAGGTCGCCCGCAACCGGACCACCTGCCCGATAGTCGTGTCCACATCATTCCATGCAATGTCGAAGGAGAACAGCTCACCTTCGATGGCACGGACCGGGGAACTCGTCATGATCATCGGGCGGTGATTGCGATGGATGAGCTCAAGTGCAACGCGAGCGTGTCCGCGGCGCCCAAGAGGTCCACAGCGATGACGTGTGCGACAGAATCCCAAAGATCCTGAATGCCTGGCTTCCCGATCAGGATCCCGTCGGACGCACTGATCGACAACCAACTTGAAGGACGAGCGAGCTGGTACCGAACGGTATCGTGGTAGTCACGCACATCCGGATCCAGGGCTTCGCACACGACCCGTAAGGGATCATCTTCAAACACGCGCATACGGGGCATCACACTGAACGCCGGGCGGCGGTTCAGGTGTTCCACGTCGATCGTGACCAACCCATGAGACGAGTCACCGGCATCGTCCACCGCAACGACCGAAAAGGTGTGGGATCCCAGGTCGGTGATCCGGGAAGGCCCGAGAGTTCATTGGATGCGGCATCGAAGCGGACCCATGAAGGAGCCTGATCGATCGCGATGCGGAACTGCTGGCCGACCGCAGTATCGGGATCCTCGGCCAGCAGGATCGTGGTGTTGACCGCCTCATCAGTACCACGTACGCCTGATGATCCGTGGGACCTCGGGGCGAGTATTTATCCATGCGCAACGTGACGAACGAGTCAGGACATTGTGCGATAGACTCGACGTCCCCTGGATGCCGACGAGCGAATCGGCCAGCGTTTGGAACCGTCCGCGTAGCACGCCATCTTCGACAACGAAGTGCTCATTCGACGAGTGAAGGGCGACGATCGAATCCGAAGTGATCAACTCTTCTCCATTCGGGCCAGCATATCGGTATTGCGGTTGGACGCGGAGGATCGGGGCGATGATCGAATCCCCCACATGGGCAGGCGAAACGATACTGAGAGCGAGCTGCGCGCTCCGTGTGCCGGCAGCAATGCTCCACTCCGGGACTGTCAAGGAATCGCTCAGCCGCTCCACACGGTAGAATGCGAAGGACGCATGGCCAGTGCCGCGGGCCGGTAGCAGGATAGGGTTAGATGCGAACTCGCCGACCAGCACCGCCTCA contains the following coding sequences:
- a CDS encoding sugar transferase; protein product: MPSQQAFIRRNWRTVIAVGSLGFDAAVITAAFLFAVRVEMTGVSFSEALSQYAWTLASILGVFLLLFTSLGVYRTTAQSSFYRQAYLAGKGFVFSVAIILTGLLLVYGSGISRLLLLAFFLSYPFLYLSAWYLARNILRALRRLGFGRWNTLAIGSNPYLGSLLRRLERFPDLGYVVVSVITTPFSENGDNNLHVERSTVERVVEDKHIELITISTAQLNGSYEVLESLCKRERIGMRVISPEADFLFSKAGLHDIAGISIYTPTRHRVDFAKRIIKRLFDIVVSSLCILMLSPIFIAVALATKLESRGPVFFRQKRSLSDEDVPFDFFKFRSMYQGADAEKEKLFHHNEANGALFKMRDDPRITKVGKIIRRYSIDELPQLFNVLIGDMSLVGPRPLPVSDYRRMKEEDALGGYFRQRTLSKPGMTGLWQISGRSDIGFREMVLLDLYYIENQSILYDLEILAQTVPVVFFGKGAY
- a CDS encoding putative Ig domain-containing protein, whose translation is MTSSPVRAIEGELFSFDIAWNDVDTTIGQVVRLRATSGPAWLLCDSISGRLTGRPEGTDVGSTVLTLVALDDSGAADTVGLPLIVHHVNHRPSFQHPTIPVAVEDVPFAFRVWAHDRDSLNFSDHVRYSMAPTSHWLHVDSLTGDLTGIPGISDLNDSIFVVTAIDDSGASDTLALEIPIRHMNHAPSFAGILPITGAEDSLMRHHLFATDRDSILGDRIHFRMIFGPGWLTLDTLTGIASGVPGGGDVGDGSLTVIALDDSGASATLVLPYAVRHTNHAPHVSAPGTRLAVEDSLYVSQIVATDADAARFGDTLRFTAILKPAWLTLDPQNGTLTGIPRAGQLSDSTLAVVVADSRGGSSSLTTTISVAHTNHAPVFASIPEKNSGAVEDVPFTMNCAASDGDTKFFGDSLTYSFGVHPQWLSINGSTGIVTGTPAESDHDTTFTVLVTDGLATTTLTVPLSVLEVNDPPTIVGKLNVVLAEDSSAALDLAPFVHDPDNRRDALQWGITSAVEGADYHFCSEPPDGAPVVHADDDSLVIYLDTASARVYVQARKNFTGSLLPIVITVCDPDGLTATDTLMVTVVPVNDPPVLSRFEEITAAEDDSVLVPNALLASLVTDPDDADSLLLWHCSGSTMVTPTRTQDGMLVRFASNWHGTDSITITAMDRAGASDSVRVALRVLPVNDPPVLARVPDLAVHRDSIITFCLSGYVSDVDDSTAGFRAGIGPIGPAISGDPDVRSAS
- a CDS encoding T9SS type A sorting domain-containing protein, translating into MINDAAPLSFSVEGPAWLSIDSTGTLTGIPPRAAEDSVLVIVTDSRGASDSLRFRIVARGTVAPDVPADYVMFQNYPNPFNPATTIRFGLPEPSRVHAEVFNILGQLVATIFSSDLHEGYHTVQWSPVGLASGAYIIVLEAHGLVSAGRDARIIKKVSLVR